The Staphylococcus haemolyticus region TCTAGCAATCATAATGTTGTCGATGTAGTCTTTTAATCTAGATGTGATATTGAAATTGTGAAGTGGTGTTAGAATGACAATGCGATGGTTAGCTTTAAATTGATTTAATAAGAATGCCGACATATCAGCAATTTTTGTTTCATCATCTGATAAGGACTCGCCTAAACTTTGCTTGTTCCAAACATTTAATAATTGATCACCTTCGATACGAGGTACATTAATATCATATAAATTTAATTCTTCAATTTCCTCGTTTGGAAATGTAGTTTTATATTTATCTAGAAATAAATTTTTTAATTTGGCGGTATACGTTGATTCATTATTAAAATCTGGGTGGGCATTAATAAGTAGCGTTATTATATATTTTTAATATCAAAATAACTATGATTTTAATCTAAAATTGCTCAATTTATTTAATTACGGGGTATCCATAGAATAAAGGGGAGATGATGAATGGCAACAGACAAAATTTTTCATGAAACATTCTTAAATAAAATTAATTCAAGCAAAATCAAAACGAGAAGTATGATGGGGGAGTATCTCGTATACTATGATGGCAAAGTGATAGGTGGTTTGTAGGATAATAGATTGTTAGTTAAAGCCTCAAATTCTTCCCTCGAAAAGCTAGAAGGATATGAATTAGTATCGCCGTATCGGAATGCGAAAGAGATGATATTCATACCTAATATCAGTGATATTGAAGACATCGAGACTTTATTTTCAGACATAAAGAATGATTTACGTTAATCATTTGCTAATTGGGGAAGCTGTCATAGTTGTCGTCGCAGGTGGTATTAAAACAACGTGAACGTTATAGGGAAGGTAGACTACGGTCACTAACATGTTAGTCTTACCCCAGGACCACAAATAAATACACTAACTAAACAGACGTAGCATTAGACATCTATAACCAACTAAGGTATGAATGTCCGTGCTACGTCTCGTTTTATATTCAAAAATTACTTTTCAGCCAAGTACTTCACTGCAACGTCTTTGTAGATATCGATATATTTAAGATACATGTCCTTTTCAATATATTCATCCACTTGATGGGCCATAATCGTAATTCCTGGACCAACAATAGCAAGATCTACATTATTAGGATTATCACCCAACAGACTTGAAGCATCCGTAGTACCTATGAATGCTGCGACAAAGACGTCTTCTTTACTCACATAATGAGGTGCTACATCTGTAATTACTTGAATTAAAGTACTATCTTTATCACTTGTGACGGGACGATGATCACTTACGACTTCAAACGACAATGCTTCAGGACTTACTTCATCAATCGTTTGTTGGAATAAATCTTTAACAAAGTCATTATTATACTCGGGTACTGGTCTTACATTATATTCAATAGATGCTTCATCGGGTACAGAATTAAATTGTTTGCCACCCTTGATAATAGAACCCATCATTGTAAATCCTGATGCGAAGTTCTCCTCTTCTTCGCTTAATGTGCCCTTCATAAATTTGTTTACCATTGGTGCAACATCTAACTCATGTTGAAGGTCATGCTGTTTGATATCATCATATTTTGAATTTAAGTGATTGATAAACTGTACTAATGTGTCTACTGCATTCTTCCCTAAAAATGGCATTGAACTGTGTGCAGCAATCCCAGTGGCAGTTACTTTACACGCCATTGAACCTTTGTGTGCATAGAATACCCCGTTGTCTGTAGGTTCTCCGATGATTAAGCCATCAATGTCATCTAAATAACCCTCTTTAACAAATCGTTTGGCACCTTCTTGTTCTTTTTCTTCTCCAGTTGTCGCAAGTAAACGAATTGTTCCTTTAGATAAATCTCCAGACAATTTTAATTCAATGAGTGCGATAACCATGCCCATCAAGGCACCTTTCATATCCGTCGTTCCACGTCCGTACAATTTGCCGTCCTGTTCTGTAAGTTTAAATGGCGGATAAGTCCATTTTTCATGATGCCCGGCATCAACTACGTCCATATGGCCACTCATCGCTAATATTGGCGAACCACTCCCAATTTCAGCTACTAAGTTCGCTCTTGTCTCGCTCACTTTTATTATTTTAGAAGGTATATCGTATTGAGCTAATAAGTTTTGTATATAGTGACAGACTTCAATTTCGTTTTCATTTTCTGACTGAATTTCAATAATATCTGCTAGTAACTTAATTTTATCTTCCTCTTGAAAAGTACGCATATGTATCCCAACCTTAAATTTGATATTAGTATTATCTATACATAAAGTGTAATTTATAAACATTATAATGAATATTCATCCTAATTTATTTTATAAAATTACATGCAAAATGATATAGTGGTCAAAATGGGGTTACATTAGTAATTGTTAATGTAATATAATATCGAAGTTGTGAACAAATGATGAATGTTACATATTTATTTTTAAAAGGTTTTAAATAATGTGATTGAATTATTTCTACAATACTTTAAAATCAAGATTAAAATTTAGAAAAAGAGAAAGCTTTTTGAGGTATAAGGATTATGGGCGAGAGAGAAATGATAACACCCAGAACATTTATATTTAATGTATTAAATGGTGTAGCTTTAGCAATTGTAGTAGGTATGATTCCAAACGCAATATTAGGAGAGTTAAGTAAGTATTTAAGTCAATATAACGATATATTTACGAAAGTAGCCTTTGTAACACAAGGAATTCAATATTCGATTCCAATTCTGACAGGTGTATTAATTGCAGGACAATTTAAATTAACGCAATTACAAACCGCCGTTACAGGTGCAGCTGCCTTTGTAGGATCAGGTGCATCTACTTTCACAGATAATAAGTGGGTCATTGTTGGTATAGGAGATTTAATTAATACGATGATTACTGCATCGATTGCAGTCGGTATCATTTTATTGATTAGTCATAAATTAGGTAGTTTAAATATGATTGTGTTACCAATCGTTGGTGGTGCAGTGGCGGGCTTAATTGGACTATTGATCTTGCCATATACTAAATTGATTACATTAGGCTTAGGCGATGTTATCAATGGGTTAACCAATACACAACCTATTATCATGACTATATTGATCGCGATGATTTTCTCTATATTAATTGTTTCACCGATATCATCAATTGGGATAGGTTTGGCAATTGGCATTTCAGGCTTAGCAGCTGGTTCGGCTGCAGTTGGTGTAGCAGCGAGTGCAATTATGCTTGCAGTCGGTAGTTGGCGCGTAAATAAACCCGGTATTCCGATTACGGTATTACTTGGAGCAGTAAAATTAATGATGCCGACGCTGATTCGTCATCCAATGATGATGCTACCCATTGTTTGTACTGCAGGTGTGTCAGGATTTGTTGGAGGGTTGTTCAATATTAAAGGTACACCCGATTCAGCAGGTTTCGGACTCATTGGTCTTGTTGGACCGATTAAATCGTTAAATTTATTGGAAATGGGTACAGCCAGTGGCTTATTGATTATTGCTATTGTGTACATCATTGTTCCATTAATTTCTGCGCTATTTTTCCATTACTTATTTGTAAAAGTATTAAAAATCTATAATCCTAATATCTTTAAATATCAGGTTTAAAATTATAAATGTCTAGTTGAAGTATGTGTAATTGCTTTGGCTAGACTTTTTAATTTTTAAAAGTTATAAACTATCAAAAAGGTAACTAATGTAGTTAATGTATTATTCTGATGCATATTTGACTAACAATTATGATAGGTATATGATTATAAAAAAATTAATACATGATTGAAGGACAAGAGCTATATTGTCGATTCACAGAGAGGGGATAAACGCTGAGATATTCCTAATCTAAAATATAGTTTACTACCTTTTCATACATTACATGGAAACATGTAACGTTTCATGCGCGTTAATGCATGGCTAAAGTGCCATCTCTTGATTGAGATGGAATGTTGGGTGGAACCACGGGTGTTACAAACTTGTCCCTCTTGTAGGGACGGGTTTTTTATTTTATATAAATGTTTAAGGAGAGATGTATCATGTCTAATCAACAAATCAATATTCAATTTCCAGACGGAAGTAATAAAGCGTATCAAGCTGGAGTGCTTGCTAGTGATGTAGCGAAATCCATTAGCCAATCTTTATATAAGGAAGCAGTCGTTTGTCGTATGAATGACCGTTTAGTTGATTTGACCCATCCTCTTCAAGAAGACTGTGAACTCACATTTTACACACTTAAAGATCAAGAAGGTTTAAATGTAATGCGACATTCTGCCGCCCACGTCTTAGCACAAGCACTTACTCGATTATATCCCGATGTAAAATTAACAATCGGTCCTGTCATTGAGCATGGTTTTTACTATGATATCGATTTAGATGAATCCATTAGTGAAGCAGATTTAAATAAAATTGAAAAAGAAATGAAGAAAATCCATAGTGAAAATTTAAAATTTGAACGACAAAATTTAAGTTATGCAGAAGCTAAAAATATTTTTAAAGATAATCCTTACAAGTTGGAACTTACAGAAGAACATAAAGATGATCAACTTTCACTGTATCAACAAGGGGAATTTATTGATTTATGCGTAGGGCCACACGTACCAAGTACTAAATTTGTAAATCATTTTAAATTAACTAAAGTATCAGGTGCCTATTGGCGAGGTAATAGTGATAATAAGATGTTGCAACGTATTTACGGCGTAGCATTTCGTTCTAAAGATCAACTTGATGACTATTTTGAATTTTTAAGGGAAGCGGAAGAGCGCAATCATAGACGCTTAGGTAAACAGTTGAAATTATTCATGTTTTCTGAAGAAGCGCCAGGTATGCCATTCTATCTATCTAATGGTCAATTCATTCGAAATCAAATGGAAAGTTTCTTGAGAGAGGTTCAATTGAAACACGATTATGATGAGGTAAGAACACCGTTAATGATGAACAAACGACTTTGGGAAGAATCAGGACATTGGGACCATTATCATGAGAACATGTATTTCACTAAAGTGGATGAAAATGATTACGCGTTGAAACCAATGAATTGCCCGGGACATATGTTAATTTTCAAAAATGAACTTAGATCTTATAAAGATTTACCGCTTCGAATTGCTGAATTTGGTCAAGTGCACCGTCATGAGTTCAGTGGTGCATTGAATGGTTTGCTACGCGTGAGAACATTCTGCCAAGATGACGCGCATATCTTTATCATGAAATCTCAAATCAAATCAGAAGTGCAGGAAATTCTGAAATTAATTGATTATATTTATTCAGTATTCGGCTTTGAATATAGTATTGAATTATCAACACGTCCGGATGATTATTTAGGAGACTTAGACTTATGGAATGAAGCGGAACAATCATTGGCACATGTATTGGATGACCTTGGATTAGACTATTCTATTAATGAAGGGGACGGCGCTTTCTATGGTCCTAAGATTGATGTGCATATTAAAGACGCATTAAATCGAAGCCATCAATGTGCTACAGTGCAATTAGATTTCCAAATGCCAGAGAAATTTGAATTAACTTACATTAACGAACAAAATGAAAAAGAACGACCAGTTGTATTGCATAGAGCAGTATTCGGTTCACTAGACCGCTTCTTCGGTATTTTAATCGAACACTTCAAAGGCGCATTCCCACTATGGATGGCACCTGTACAAGTGAATTTAATTGGCGTATCAGATAATAATGATGATTACGTCCGCACAGTTGCAGAGGTACTAAGAGATGAGAATATCCGTGTTGCTATAGATGATCGGGATGAAAAGCTTGGCAAAAAAATTAGAGAAAGCCAGATGAATAAAATTCCATATACATTAGTATTAGGAGACGATGAACAACAACATCACACGGTTTCAGTTAGAAAATATGCACATGATGATAATGAAACAATGGATATTCAAGCATTTATTGAAAAGTTAAAACATGAAATTGAAAGTAAAGAATTATTAGTTTAATGATATAACCTAAACTCAATCAAGCCTATCAGGGAATGAACACTTTGATAGGCTTTTTAATGTCTAGATATTAAATATAAATATGAAAATTGTAGAATAATTATATAATGTATTAAAATAATAAAAATACTAAATTGTTAAGGGATATAAGATGATTAAACTAACAGATTTTATTCAGACACCAAATATAAGTAAAACTAAAATTAAATTTAATATGAATGCTGGTGATATAAGTAAGCGAGCATGGGACTTTTTATTAGAAGATAGTGAAGATTGGATAGTTATGAACGCATGGAAAACATTACAAAATAACAATAATCTTAATAAGGCAGACTACTTAATAGCCATGGCTCAGTATTATCCATATGGTCCGGAATATTTTGTGTTTGGAGGTATTTATAAGGTTGAAAAGATACAACCAGAAGTATTTAATCAAGTTGGTTATAAACTAACATTACTTGATGACTATAAAGAATACCGAAAAAGACTTATTATCAAACTACAGAAACCGATTGGTAGAGATGTATATAATCGCCTCTATTCAACTGTACAAGAACAATTACAACCAGAAGTTTATGAAATAGCGCCAAATGTTAAGTTGGGACATTTTAAAGGTTATCAACATGTGTGTTTAAAGCATAAAGAATTACAACAGATTATAGATAGAAATGAACCAAGTTGGAAAGATGCATTAAG contains the following coding sequences:
- a CDS encoding GIY-YIG nuclease family protein → MIKLTDFIQTPNISKTKIKFNMNAGDISKRAWDFLLEDSEDWIVMNAWKTLQNNNNLNKADYLIAMAQYYPYGPEYFVFGGIYKVEKIQPEVFNQVGYKLTLLDDYKEYRKRLIIKLQKPIGRDVYNRLYSTVQEQLQPEVYEIAPNVKLGHFKGYQHVCLKHKELQQIIDRNEPSWKDALSHVKGVYVITDLETGQLYIGSASGNTDGIWQRWSNYAHLNNLTGGNKEFLSILNAKGRDYIINHFQYSILEIFDTKTKSNTIIERENYWKTVLDTKNHGMNHN
- the thrS gene encoding threonine--tRNA ligase yields the protein MSNQQINIQFPDGSNKAYQAGVLASDVAKSISQSLYKEAVVCRMNDRLVDLTHPLQEDCELTFYTLKDQEGLNVMRHSAAHVLAQALTRLYPDVKLTIGPVIEHGFYYDIDLDESISEADLNKIEKEMKKIHSENLKFERQNLSYAEAKNIFKDNPYKLELTEEHKDDQLSLYQQGEFIDLCVGPHVPSTKFVNHFKLTKVSGAYWRGNSDNKMLQRIYGVAFRSKDQLDDYFEFLREAEERNHRRLGKQLKLFMFSEEAPGMPFYLSNGQFIRNQMESFLREVQLKHDYDEVRTPLMMNKRLWEESGHWDHYHENMYFTKVDENDYALKPMNCPGHMLIFKNELRSYKDLPLRIAEFGQVHRHEFSGALNGLLRVRTFCQDDAHIFIMKSQIKSEVQEILKLIDYIYSVFGFEYSIELSTRPDDYLGDLDLWNEAEQSLAHVLDDLGLDYSINEGDGAFYGPKIDVHIKDALNRSHQCATVQLDFQMPEKFELTYINEQNEKERPVVLHRAVFGSLDRFFGILIEHFKGAFPLWMAPVQVNLIGVSDNNDDYVRTVAEVLRDENIRVAIDDRDEKLGKKIRESQMNKIPYTLVLGDDEQQHHTVSVRKYAHDDNETMDIQAFIEKLKHEIESKELLV
- a CDS encoding FMN-dependent NADH-azoreductase, translated to MITLLINAHPDFNNESTYTAKLKNLFLDKYKTTFPNEEIEELNLYDINVPRIEGDQLLNVWNKQSLGESLSDDETKIADMSAFLLNQFKANHRIVILTPLHNFNITSRLKDYIDNIMIARETFKYTEDGSVGLMTDDYKALLLQASGGVYTNDDRYTPLEFSYYYLKEMFKEIMGFDEFYIARAQGTSVLPEDEILDAANKDLNNVFDAFYTQK
- a CDS encoding ArgE/DapE family deacylase, which gives rise to MRTFQEEDKIKLLADIIEIQSENENEIEVCHYIQNLLAQYDIPSKIIKVSETRANLVAEIGSGSPILAMSGHMDVVDAGHHEKWTYPPFKLTEQDGKLYGRGTTDMKGALMGMVIALIELKLSGDLSKGTIRLLATTGEEKEQEGAKRFVKEGYLDDIDGLIIGEPTDNGVFYAHKGSMACKVTATGIAAHSSMPFLGKNAVDTLVQFINHLNSKYDDIKQHDLQHELDVAPMVNKFMKGTLSEEEENFASGFTMMGSIIKGGKQFNSVPDEASIEYNVRPVPEYNNDFVKDLFQQTIDEVSPEALSFEVVSDHRPVTSDKDSTLIQVITDVAPHYVSKEDVFVAAFIGTTDASSLLGDNPNNVDLAIVGPGITIMAHQVDEYIEKDMYLKYIDIYKDVAVKYLAEK
- a CDS encoding PTS transporter subunit IIC, which gives rise to MGEREMITPRTFIFNVLNGVALAIVVGMIPNAILGELSKYLSQYNDIFTKVAFVTQGIQYSIPILTGVLIAGQFKLTQLQTAVTGAAAFVGSGASTFTDNKWVIVGIGDLINTMITASIAVGIILLISHKLGSLNMIVLPIVGGAVAGLIGLLILPYTKLITLGLGDVINGLTNTQPIIMTILIAMIFSILIVSPISSIGIGLAIGISGLAAGSAAVGVAASAIMLAVGSWRVNKPGIPITVLLGAVKLMMPTLIRHPMMMLPIVCTAGVSGFVGGLFNIKGTPDSAGFGLIGLVGPIKSLNLLEMGTASGLLIIAIVYIIVPLISALFFHYLFVKVLKIYNPNIFKYQV